The Metarhizium brunneum chromosome 3, complete sequence DNA window TGCGACGTCTTGGCGAAGAAGCCGCCCGCGATGGGACTGTACGCCACAAACGCAATATTGTGCTTGCGCAGAACGGGGAGCAGTTGCGTCTCGGGCAGACGCGCAATGGCGTTGTAGCTGCCCTGGAACACGGAGGGAACCACAAAGCCTTTGCTTCGGCATATCTGAACAACTTGCTCGATTTGCTCGCCGGTGTGGTTGGAAATGCCAAACCGTTTGAAGACGCCCTCTTTGTAAAGAccgtcaatggcagcaaGCGTCTCTTCGAAGGGGACGCGTGCATCCGGAGCTTGCAGGTACAGAACGTCGACCTAAGGGTGGGAAAGTAATAAATTAGCTTTGCAAAGCTGCAAGTTCGCACTCTGGCAAATAAATACCAACGTACCTGCTCTACGTCTAGCTTGTTCAGGCAGTCTTTGGCCTGGGCAATGACATTGTCTTTTGTCGCGGTCAGCATTGGGTGAGCACCACCCGTCACCTTGGTGGAAATAGAGAAATGCGACGCGAAGTTGAGCTGGCCCAAGTAGTCCTGGCACTCGCGGAAGGCAACGGCGGTATCGACTCCGCTGATGGCGTCTTTGCTCCCCAGCAAGGCGTCGAGCCATGGCTTGACGTCTTCGGCCGACTTGTAGCCCTGGTCTGCGTTGAACAGAACGGTACCGAAATAAATCTTTggcgcggccatggtgatCTAGACGTTGTAAGAAGGGCAAAAAGTATGATAGGGTTTTGTCCACGCTCTGGAAATACCGTAGAAAGTGATGATGATCTCTGAAGATTCCACTCAGATGTCAGAGGAAAGACGGGTATTAAATACGTCGAGGCATtgcctgcttggccagcatACCCCCAGCCTCGTCCAAGATGTCTTCATTCATTCGAGCCCTCTTACTCCATCTCCCCACGCACTGCAGGACGTCGTGTCACTGCAGTATCTATTCTGCGTGTGGCGCATTACAATATGACATGCGACTGCAGCGCTGTCGGAAAGCAAGTCCGGACGTGTTGGTCGGGCACTCGGGGCTTCGGGCACTACCACGGAGTAACAGAACCAACAAATTCAGTGACTGGAGACCGTCCCATGTTTCCCGGGTCTTGGGATCAATTCATTGTAGCAACATGCCTGAATCTGTCGGTGAGGCCTGAATTTTCTCAATtaacaaggtcaagaagcCGTGCTTGCCAGGTTTCATGAGGAGGCGATCAGTAAGGGGCCTATTGGTACGAGAGATTGAGTGTAATCCCTCGAGTTTGAGCCTTAACGACGATTGGCTTGCTGCATATGCAAAAGAtggttggttggtggtttAGACGGCAGACCCCTGAATCAATTTGACTGAGCCACTGCAGTTGACGTGGTGTATCATGCAAGATAATTTCCTCGTTCGGCCCCCAAGGCTGATTGAATCCCGTGTTACCCAGAAATTGCGGGCAGAATTCTTGCGAATCCATGTGCTGGTTCAGCCTATGGCTCGAACCTACTGAGAGCCTGAGCACGGCGATCATTGCGGTTGCAGCCGTCTTCGCCGGTGCAGTTCTGCCACGTCTCATATTCTGCTTCACTACTTGATGATCATCTCTCCTTATGCATTTTAGTAAGTTATCTGATACCATATCATAGCAACGTCCTTGCGCAGAAAGCCTTGCTGTTGGGCACGACGCCGTGGCTGAAGCTCAAGCCAGATCTACTCAATAGGACTACAAGTCCGTGTTGGCATTGGTGGGTGCCAGAGAGCTTTGACCTGGTGAAAAACATGGCGTTGAATGACGATACTCATTTCACCATGTAGTATCGAAATACAGGACAGAACAACACGCAACTTGGTTGGCAGAACGCCCTGAGCTGGCTGTCACATTAGGCAAGGTAAGCTCACAAAAGAATATGCAGGGCTGCCAACTTGAATGCTTCCTGCACAGCTCGGAGCCGTTCTAGTTTGGTATTGGCACCTTAAGCAAGTTTTGCCAGGTTCAGCTCGCTTTCTCCTTCACGTACGGCACCGAAGTGGCCATTCCTGCATCTGTAACTGACAGATTAATAACTCGACATATCACAACAGTAACGCCATTTATGTACCATCATAGAGCTAGTGTGCGTCTTCATTTGCGGATGTCTGCCAATAATACCAAAGCTCTTCCAGGCCATGAGAAACTGGAATTGGCTCCAAGCTACTGGTCTTGGATCAAGCGGCAATGAACAAGGGCCAGTTCTCGCAGGGTACCCTCAAGTTTCAACAACCGGATGCATGATGCATCTGCCGAGGGCACCGAGCGGCTCGAGCTGGGCAACACACACGTCTCCCATGCGTATCGGCATCAGTCAGGGTGTAACGCACCATCGAGGAATTGCCAGAATCTTGCTCCGCAGAGCTCACTGATTTGGTCAGCCAAATGTCGCAAAAACCATCCAATAAACAGGAAACACACCTTAGAAACCGTGTAGTATAGAATCAAGGCAATTCTTTTTCCATTTCCCAGCACAAAAACGATGTGATTGACGTTGATGCCCGTAGAAAAGACTGCCAAGAAGCTCTTTCAGCAGAGCGCCGTGGTTTGCAGTCACGTGGCTGCTTCTGATCAGTGATGATGGGGCCAAAATTCAAGCAGCTCAAAACACCTCTCGGCTGCATCTTCCAGTCTCGGGACCGGCCAACAACCCGAGGCATCGGCACCCACAATGACAGATTCCATCATCTGCAGCAGGGGTATGTTTGGTTCCACCAAGTACAAAATATGCACTCCAGACACGCATCTCATCAGCCAAGCCACTGCTGGTTGTAACTTGTCAGGTAAGTCGATTCCCGAGTCTGACCGGTCACTGCATCTCTTGGCAATTTGGCCTCGACCTTGGCTTAAGCTAATGGCTGGTGCCACACAGTCGAGACTCGACATGATTCTGATTGCGAGGGGAAAGACAGACGGTACGGTCAACGTCAAGTCGAAACTTTGTGCAGTGTACCAGCCGGGTGTCGCCCGTGTTACGCAGCGTGAGCTTCGCCATGCAAACCATCTATAGCATATTCGCGACACAAATATGCGCAAATGCATTTGTTTTTGCGGCAGGGGCCTAGACACCGCCATTTTCATTCATCGTGGTTGGAAGCGAGGCTgagatgatgctgttgggAGGCGGGAAGCCAGAAATGAAGCAACGCCAAAGACACCGCTTTTCTGAAAGCCCATGAAAGGGGACGACTTACCTGATGCCAAAATGCGAGATGAATCCAAATGAGGTTCAATCAGTCCTCCCCTCCTCCACCATGACTTTGGACCTTCAACGAAGCCTTAACTCGAATTCCACTGCCGGCACAATAGTAGTCAGCAGCACTCTTCTCATGCTCTTGCCCACACGAGCTCAACATCATAGTTCAGAAAGTCGCGAGCCAACGCCTCCTTCAACGTCTTCGCCACAAACCATCTCCCGGGGCACGTATGGCGCCCTTAGCTAGCGATTCCATCGTCACAAGCTGGCGCTccccctttttctttccctcctcAAATGGTCGGGTGAAGCGGAACGCATCAAATCATCGCGGCTCTCTGTGATTTTCCGGATCCAGATGTATATCCTATGTGGAAAGCACCATTTGAATTGCAGCTCCAGCGTGTAAGTTGTTTCTAATATCCATGTGTCCGAGGGTCCCGCGGTGACGTCGCGAAAGACTTTAGGAACGGCCACATCGGAAACTCACATCAACTCACGAGGCGTCGAGTCTCACCGGTGAAGCCTGTCGATCGCCTCATGGGCCTTAAGGCCACCATGCCTGGCTACTACTTTCAAGCACACTACCCCGAACCCTAAACTATTTCCTTCCGGTATTTACTCCCATTTATATTCAAGGCACAGCGAGAACAGACAAACCGGGTTGCAAAAGAGAGCAGAACAGGCATGCTGGCCAGTCTCCAAGCCATGCGGGTAACACCAATCTGGTCCTCGTTTGGCTGAGATCGGAATCCTTCATTACGGGAGGGCGTCTGGCACTCTGCTCTGCCGGTCTCCCACGTGCGAATGTGGTCCTCCCATCATGTGACTCGGCATCTTGACGAAGCACGCTTGGTAGTAGTTGGCGTGTAGTGCTATCACCGGATCACCAAGGGAGCCAAGGAGGCGGGAAACAATTCATCATAGGACTTCCGACGAGCAATGATGTTGTGGAGCGTCGCGATATCTCAAACAGTCTTATTGCAGCTGAGTGGCACGCCTATCACAATACGCCAAGAAGCCCGATAGATAATTCGATCCCATATGTCCCAGCTAGTACCTGTCTTCCAGTTGGGATCACTTCCACAGATGTCGAAGATTGACCTGGGTGACTGTTGTGGCTGCAAGACGACCCTAGGACTTTTTGAGCTATCTTGCGGCGCAACACATTGAATTGCAGCAACTCCTCCTCGTGTATCTGCGGGACGGAGATGACATAGGTAGTTCACGTGTCTCGATCACGCCTTTTATGTTGGTTGGCTTATTGCCCACTCACATGTTCGGGCGTAGAAGTGTTGGAATGGATGAGGGGAACATGAAAATATTCCAGCgctgttgatgctggcaGAAACTTGATGAAAAAACCGCGTTGAGCAAGTAAAGATATAAGAGTCGCCACCGTCGGTCGGCTCCGAATGTCTGGGAATTCTACATTGTGCGTGCCAGTTTTGTTTCGGCCTCAACTGTTGGTAAACATGAAGACTTGACGCAGTGCAGGAAGCTTGGCGTGGTGTCAAGGCAAGAAAGCAGGTGTATATTTAAAATCACATGCACAACACATGCGCCTCATCTAGTCCGGAGCGCTCCTGCAGCCGGAAGGCCTTACAACATGGCCACATCGTCGCGAATGTGGAGTCCGGGGATCTGAATCCGGGGCTGTGTTTGTCCTGCGGGCGATCATGTCACGATACATGCAGGTTCCAGACTCGGTGCTACATGAACAAGCCACGCGCCTGGGATCTAAACCATGCATTACAATATCGTGTGCGGCTTAAACATACAGGCTGTGTGAGGGTGAGTTGGCTCTCCCCATTAAGGCACATCTCCCGGTACGATACTAATTCCTCGCTGGATCCAGATACATGACGTTTAAACATTATACACTTAAACACTCTTCGCCGAATACTCTGGCTTTATGACTGCTTGAACCCACGGCATTTGTCAATTACATATGGACAATGTCTAttgtacctaggtacttgagtTCTGCTGCGCGACTTTATAAAGACTGGGTAGAGCCGCTCATTCTACTTCCCAAGGAGATGGCCATTCGATTCGATCGAAAGAAAAGATCCGGTATCGAGCATCGGTTCGCAAATCCGCTACCCACGGAGGAAGCTCTGAATCAGACCAAGTTGAGAGCGGAGGAAAGTGTCGAGGCACGGATGGTCATGACTTCTCTGCAACATCTGGCTTTATCCCTCGAGGACACTCATGAAACTATTCAAAGGGTTGGATACATCGGCGCAATCAAGAAAGCTGGTAAAGGCATACTTTGTTGCCAACCACGTTACTCACAATCTCTCTGAGAAAGTTGCTGCCGGCCGATCGCACTAGGGAGTGCCAGTCAGGGATAGAACATCATTCTGTATTGTCGCTTACCATTGCACTTTGGAGTAGGTGCACCTCCTTTTTCGGGTTCTGTCAGTCTTTTGGAGAGCAATGGGCACAAAAGCTTGACCGACGAGTCGCATCCGCCGTTTGGCATGGCTGTCCAAACAACCGATATTCTCAACGTCTTGCCCTACAAGCACCCTGAAGACCTTGATAGCTTCAACGATTCTATGGCGTTGCGCCGTACATCAGACCTGACATAGCTCTCGATAAATCCTGTTCCTGACGAAGCTGTCGACTGGCCTGCCGAAAAGCCCGCGACCTCAATGTGGTGGCGTAGATCACCAGTATGCTCAAGTCGGAGACAAGTTTACAAATCTCCCCATGCCAGGACTCCTTATCCTGAAGGATACGTCGTATCCAATTGAGAGAGCGTTGTCGGCGCCCGTCGTTCGGGACATGGCACGCGACTTTCCGTGGCCCTGAGCAAAAGTGTAAAGTCAGACTCGCAATGCGACAGTATGATGCAGCTGTGACTGACCTTGTGCTCTACTCCTTTCATGGCAGTCATGCATAAAAATATTTGTTTTAAATGGTCAACATACCAATACCTCTGCCTGTCAGTGATTAGTTGACTTGGCGTGCAACCACGCTCCAGACACGGGCGGCGCAACCATTTGACTCGATTTTCGTCTCGTCCCGCAGAGTCCGAAGCCTTGGGGCTTTTTTAAACGCGTCGTATCCGCTCGGCCATATTGCCGGTGAGCTCAGCTCTCAGGAACACGTCTCCCAGCGGACACCAAAGCGTGGTCGGCTCCGTCGACCTCGAACAAAAAAACCTTGGTCCACAAATTCAGACTTGTCGGGTCTTTCAATGGCGCCAGCCGGTAGGACTCGGAAATGCATGTGGCAGAGAGGGTCCTCTTGAACAGCTTCACAGGTCTAGGCTCCTCTAATGGCCCTTGAAGGTGCTAGTCAAACGTCAACTCTGCTTCACATCAGGTGTCTTTAGGTGCTCACCAATGTGGCGGCACACGTGGGTGGCTGCTGGAGCGAAATGTGAACAGTCTGGTGGGTCAATATTGTACATTGACAGTCGAAGCGTTTGCGGGCATCGCATGTGTCGTCTCATTGCTACATCAAGTGGCGCTGGGCTTGACAGAAGTCACCAGACGTCTTTGCGTCTGCATCTGGCCCCGAATTTGCCGGGATTTGCAACTCTTGATGGCAACTAGGCAAGGCAAGCACCCCAGTCACCTCCAGCTCATCAATCAATGGCATTGCTCGTGCCTTGTAGATGAACTGGCCTTCGTCGGCTCGTTACTAGACTCTTGTTCAATTCCTCAGGCCACCGCCGCTCACAGTGTCGCCCGACGAATTCGACGAGACCAAACCAAGGCACGCGTACGTCAGTTGCGAGTATTTTACGCGTCGTCCATAAATCGACATGGGCAAACGGTTCGCTCATAATGTGGCATCCGCCTGTCAATTTCATTACCCTCCATTGTAAGTAGACGTAGGAAGCGCCGAGATGCTTGCTCGGCATCAAGAAACAGCTCGTGCTAATCGCTCCAGATGCCTGGATACTGTCTATGGGACTTTTATCGTTCCCCGTCCTATACACATATGGCAACCTGGCAGCCATCGATGCTTACTTTTTCGGAGCGAGCGCATCCACTGAGTCCGGACTAAACACGTAGGTTTTCCTCGGCGGGCGTGAGATGAGATGGCTGTAAGAAGATGAAGTATGAGTTGCATTAACACGGCATCTGCAGCGTCGACATTAAAAATCTAGCGCTCTACCAACAATTGTACCTGTATTTCATTCCCATACTTACAAACATGTGCTTTATCaacattgtcgtcgtcgtagtcCGCCTCCATTGGTTCAATCAGCACCTCGACAGGTTCGGTAAGCTTCTAGCTTTGCCAGGGGTGGCTGGGCTCCCTGTGACACTGACGGCTCTCCATCCCGATATGTTGAGAGGTTCTTACAGGCTAATGCTTTGCCTTGCTGGACAGGCCCTGCCTTGATCCGCGTCAAAAGGCGCAAATCCGGCAATGGGGGGATGCATTCGGATCCTGAAGTTGCTGAACCCACTGAAGCCTCATCATACACGGCTTCAGCTGCGCTGTCTAATATTCCCAGTCATGTAGGCGATCAGCTCAACAACCAAAGAACTAACCCGCCTTCTGCAaatgacgatggcggcggcatcggcgaGATTCGACCGGAGCCGGAAACACACAACCATGCCCTTGAGTCGTCGTTGGAACCGACTGAGGAACCAACCCAGCGCATTGCCTTCCATCCATCGGTGTGGGACAAGCCTTTGAATTCCAGGAGAGATAGTACACTATATATCCCTGGCCCGCGTGAACGAGACAGAGGTTTGTTAGATGACCCCAAACAGGCCGTGGATATTCATGCTCACTTGTCCCCCTTCTTCAAGGAGATCCGATTGTTGAATTGAGAAATCGAAGACACAGTGGTTAGTTCACGACGCCCTAGATGGCATCACTACCCAATATATTACGTACTTACCGAAACCACAGGCATCGATGCGACACCCACACGTCGCCCCAGCGTCGCAGATGCAGAAGATTCCCGACGCCGCTCGACAAGAGCCAGGTCATTTGACAGGGCTGCCGGCGCAGCTGGATCCGTTTTCATTATTGGAAGAACTGCAACCGTTCCGCAACTTTCCAGAGCCCCAACATTACATCGAGCAGCAGCCGACCAAATGCCGTATCTCTCAAGGAGAGCAACTATCGGACGGAATTCACGGTTTCATAATCTGACAAGCCGAGACCGCCAAGAATTGGGAGGAATCGAGTACAGAAGCTTGCAACTCTTGCTCAAAGTTGTCGTCATCTACTTCTTTGGCCTGCATATATTCGGAGCCATCGGCCTCGTTGGCTGGATTCTGCACGCCAATCCCAAGTACGACGCCTATCTGCAGCAATGTGGCCAAAACAGCATCTGGTGGGCATTCTATACCGCCCAGAGCATGA harbors:
- the sirO gene encoding Oxidoreductase sirO, yielding MAAPKIYFGTVLFNADQGYKSAEDVKPWLDALLGSKDAISGVDTAVAFRECQDYLGQLNFASHFSISTKVTGGAHPMLTATKDNVIAQAKDCLNKLDVEQVDVLYLQAPDARVPFEETLAAIDGLYKEGVFKRFGISNHTGEQIEQVVQICRSKGFVVPSVFQGSYNAIARLPETQLLPVLRKHNIAFVAYSPIAGGFFAKTSQQFRDQSLQGRWNKAGLFGKLYQFQYNKPAALEALDKWHEIAKAEGISGVEMAYRWLAYNSALDASKGDGMIIGASTVEQWKRNLAAIKKGPLSAAVAAKIDALWAPLEAGSVLDNFHAVKALMGAGPPK
- the TRK2_1 gene encoding Low-affinity potassium transport protein; protein product: MWHPPVNFITLHYAWILSMGLLSFPVLYTYGNLAAIDAYFFGASASTESGLNTVDIKNLALYQQLYLYFIPILTNMCFINIVVVVVRLHWFNQHLDRFGPALIRVKRRKSGNGGMHSDPEVAEPTEASSYTASAALSNIPSHVGDQLNNQRTNPPSANDDGGGIGEIRPEPETHNHALESSLEPTEEPTQRIAFHPSVWDKPLNSRRDSTLYIPGPRERDRGDPIVELRNRRHSGIDATPTRRPSVADAEDSRRRSTRARSFDRAAGAAGSVFIIGRTATVPQLSRAPTLHRAAADQMPYLSRRATIGRNSRFHNLTSRDRQELGGIEYRSLQLLLKVVVIYFFGLHIFGAIGLVGWILHANPKYDAYLQQCGQNSIWWAFYTAQSMMDNLGFTLTPDSMISFREAEWPLFLSSFLTLAGNTLYPVFLRLVLWTMSKTVPRKSAMQESLQFLLNHPRRCYTLLFPRGTTWALFGIIFILNVMDAFFILILDLNNAEVASLPPGPRVMAAIFQAGSSRHTGASVFNLANVSPAVQFSLLIMMYISAFPIAMSIRASNTYEEKSLGIYQVDTGEDLDENSGRSYLVRHLQSQLSFDLWYIFLGIFVLSISEAGKIEHLAQPSFGLFPIFFEAVSAYGNVGLSLGYPGINASLSTEFSTFGKLVICAMMIRGRHRGLPYTLDRAIMLPDEHLIGAATRERITREDE